The following proteins are encoded in a genomic region of Hydra vulgaris chromosome 05, alternate assembly HydraT2T_AEP:
- the LOC136080433 gene encoding putative nuclease HARBI1 — protein MDLIFSDEDLDFEVEENELRHRLPREFNGRSFNEDVSDNVFREQYRVPRAVLDFLETRLKDDLQHYTKRNKSISVRFQIMVFLHFIGTNVFFHVLRDCHGISTNTIYRIIHSVGEAIFNIRQEIIKWPNDCSTLPQKFMEIGGFPCVCGVLDGSHILLSNPPQADEDSLINRHHVHSINAMAVCGPDTSIFYASTNSPGSWHDAHVLRNCNLWNKFEIGELPFNGAVILADSAYPCREWLIPPFPGDPDGAQKRFNIAQRKTRNIIERCFGIVKNRFYALKTGIRLHKVEDASKLIMCGFVIHNLCIRHGDNGNDFEEREEEQADENLAQENQNDRALNRRLQLLNYFT, from the exons atggatttaattttttcggATGAAGATTTAGATTTCGAAGTTGAAGAAAATGAGCTTCGCCACCGATTGCCTCGAGAG tttaatggtCGCTCTTTTAACGAAGATGTTTCTGACAACGTTTTTCGAGAGCAGTATCGAGTCCCAAGAGCTgtattagattttttagaaaCTAGGCTTAAAGATGATTTGCAACATTATACTAAGCGAAATAAAAGCATTTCAGTACGTTTCCAGATAATGgtatttcttcattttattggcacaaatgttttttttcatgttctCAGAGACTGTCATGGAATCTCTACCAACACAATTTATCGTATTATACACAGTGTAGGAGAAGCTATTTTCAAT ATTCGACAAGAGATCATAAAGTGGCCCAATGATTGCTCCACTCTTCCACAGAAGTTCATGGAAATCGGAGGTTTTCCGTGCGTATGTGGTGTCCTGGATGGATCTCATATACTCCTTTCTAACCCTCCTCAAGCAGATGAAGATTCTCTAATCAATCGCCATCATGTCCATAGCATAAATGCAATGGCAGTATGTGGACCCGACACATCCATATTTTATGCATCGACCAACAGTCCAGGAAGTTGGCATGATGCACAT GTTCTAAGAAATTGCAACCTATGGAACAAGTTTGAAATTGGAGAGCTTCCATTTAATGGAGCTGTAATTTTGGCTGACTCTGCGTACCCATGTCGAGAATGGTTAATTCCACCTTTTCCCGGTGATCCAGACGGAGCTCAAAAACGTTTCAACATAGCACAGAGAAAAACTAGAAACATAATTGAGCGATGTTTTGGAATTGTCAAAAATAGGTTTTATGCTTTGAAAACTGGAATTCGTTTGCATAAGGTCGAAGATGCCTCTAAGCTTATCATGTGTGGATTTGTTATCCATAACTTGTGTATTCGACATGGAGACAACGGTAATGACTTTGAAGAACGCGAAGAAGAACAAGCTGATGAAAATCTAGCTCAAGAAAATCAGAATGATAGAGCTTTGAATAGACGATTACAGCTACTTAActactttacttaa